The Equus asinus isolate D_3611 breed Donkey chromosome 22, EquAss-T2T_v2, whole genome shotgun sequence genome has a segment encoding these proteins:
- the KLRB1 gene encoding killer cell lectin-like receptor subfamily B member 1 isoform X5 has translation MDRPVIYADLNLPRDSGLKSSSPPSPPQDIRQCPRWHQFALKLGCAGILLLALTVIVLSVSERPNLLNCPMDWHLIQEKCLFISQNPSPWNDSLADCSTKESILLLIRDQEELKLVQKLIEHGGILYWIGLNFTLPEKNWRWINGSFLKPDAFNRFWLCDKRGIKEHSINLCLDFSKTEILHTQRDGSCSRDRACPA, from the exons ATGGACAGACCTGTGATATATGCTGATTTAAACTTACCCCGGGATTCTGGCCTTAAAAGTTCATCACCCCCGTCTCCTCCTCAGG ATATCCGTCAGTGTCCACGTTGGCATCAATTTGCTCTGAAACTTGGTTGTGCTGGAATTCTTCTTCTTGCCTTGACTGTGATTGTATTGAGTGTCTCAG AGAGACCAAACCTGTTAAACTGCCCAATGGATTGGCATCTAATTCAAGAAAAATGCTTGTTTATTTCTCAAAATCCTAGCCCTTGGAATGACAGTCTAGCTGACTGTTCCACAAAAGAATCCATTTTGCTGCTTATTCGAGATCAGGAAGAAttg AAACTCgtacaaaaactgatagaacatGGAGGAATTCTATACTGGATTGGATTAAATTTTACATTACCAGAGAAGAACTGGAGGTGGATAAATGGTTCTTTTTTAAAACCTGATGC GTTTAACAGGTTTTGGCTATGTGACAAGAGAGGGATAAAAGAACACTCAATAAACTTGTGTCTTGATTTCTCCAAGACTGAGATACTGCACACACAACGTGATGGTTCATGTTCCAGAGACAGAGCATGTCCTGCATGA
- the KLRB1 gene encoding killer cell lectin-like receptor subfamily B member 1 isoform X2 translates to MDRPVIYADLNLPRDSGLKSSSPPSPPQDIRQCPRWHQFALKLGCAGILLLALTVIVLSVSVIFLGQKSSIEKSSVDIQERRNETTERPNLLNCPMDWHLIQEKCLFISQNPSPWNDSLADCSTKESILLLIRDQEELKLVQKLIEHGGILYWIGLNFTLPEKNWRWINGSFLKPDAFNRFWLCDKRGIKEHSINLCLDFSKTEILHTQRDGSCSRDRACPA, encoded by the exons ATGGACAGACCTGTGATATATGCTGATTTAAACTTACCCCGGGATTCTGGCCTTAAAAGTTCATCACCCCCGTCTCCTCCTCAGG ATATCCGTCAGTGTCCACGTTGGCATCAATTTGCTCTGAAACTTGGTTGTGCTGGAATTCTTCTTCTTGCCTTGACTGTGATTGTATTGAGTGTCTCAG TGATATTCTTAGGACAAAAATCATCAATAGAAAAAAGCAGTGTGGATATTCAAGAGAGAAGGAACGAAACAACAG AGAGACCAAACCTGTTAAACTGCCCAATGGATTGGCATCTAATTCAAGAAAAATGCTTGTTTATTTCTCAAAATCCTAGCCCTTGGAATGACAGTCTAGCTGACTGTTCCACAAAAGAATCCATTTTGCTGCTTATTCGAGATCAGGAAGAAttg AAACTCgtacaaaaactgatagaacatGGAGGAATTCTATACTGGATTGGATTAAATTTTACATTACCAGAGAAGAACTGGAGGTGGATAAATGGTTCTTTTTTAAAACCTGATGC GTTTAACAGGTTTTGGCTATGTGACAAGAGAGGGATAAAAGAACACTCAATAAACTTGTGTCTTGATTTCTCCAAGACTGAGATACTGCACACACAACGTGATGGTTCATGTTCCAGAGACAGAGCATGTCCTGCATGA
- the KLRB1 gene encoding killer cell lectin-like receptor subfamily B member 1 isoform X1 — protein sequence MDRPVIYADLNLPRDSGLKSSSPPSPPQDIRQCPRWHQFALKLGCAGILLLALTVIVLSVSVIFLGQKSSIEKSSVDIQERRNETTERPNLLNCPMDWHLIQEKCLFISQNPSPWNDSLADCSTKESILLLIRDQEELKLVQKLIEHGGILYWIGLNFTLPEKNWRWINGSFLKPDALKITGDAEENNCALISKEKIFSENCEAENKWICQKELKSVRNKVCPDS from the exons ATGGACAGACCTGTGATATATGCTGATTTAAACTTACCCCGGGATTCTGGCCTTAAAAGTTCATCACCCCCGTCTCCTCCTCAGG ATATCCGTCAGTGTCCACGTTGGCATCAATTTGCTCTGAAACTTGGTTGTGCTGGAATTCTTCTTCTTGCCTTGACTGTGATTGTATTGAGTGTCTCAG TGATATTCTTAGGACAAAAATCATCAATAGAAAAAAGCAGTGTGGATATTCAAGAGAGAAGGAACGAAACAACAG AGAGACCAAACCTGTTAAACTGCCCAATGGATTGGCATCTAATTCAAGAAAAATGCTTGTTTATTTCTCAAAATCCTAGCCCTTGGAATGACAGTCTAGCTGACTGTTCCACAAAAGAATCCATTTTGCTGCTTATTCGAGATCAGGAAGAAttg AAACTCgtacaaaaactgatagaacatGGAGGAATTCTATACTGGATTGGATTAAATTTTACATTACCAGAGAAGAACTGGAGGTGGATAAATGGTTCTTTTTTAAAACCTGATGC ATTAAAAATTACTGGGGATGCTGAAGAAAATAACTGTGCtttaatttcaaaggaaaaaattttttctgaGAACTGTGAGGCAGAAAATAAATGGATCTGCCAAAAAGAACTAAAATCTGTCAGAAATAAAGTGTGTCCAGACTCTTGA
- the KLRB1 gene encoding killer cell lectin-like receptor subfamily B member 1 isoform X3 — translation MDRPVIYADLNLPRDSGLKSSSPPSPPQDIRQCPRWHQFALKLGCAGILLLALTVIVLSVSGQKSSIEKSSVDIQERRNETTERPNLLNCPMDWHLIQEKCLFISQNPSPWNDSLADCSTKESILLLIRDQEELKLVQKLIEHGGILYWIGLNFTLPEKNWRWINGSFLKPDALKITGDAEENNCALISKEKIFSENCEAENKWICQKELKSVRNKVCPDS, via the exons ATGGACAGACCTGTGATATATGCTGATTTAAACTTACCCCGGGATTCTGGCCTTAAAAGTTCATCACCCCCGTCTCCTCCTCAGG ATATCCGTCAGTGTCCACGTTGGCATCAATTTGCTCTGAAACTTGGTTGTGCTGGAATTCTTCTTCTTGCCTTGACTGTGATTGTATTGAGTGTCTCAG GACAAAAATCATCAATAGAAAAAAGCAGTGTGGATATTCAAGAGAGAAGGAACGAAACAACAG AGAGACCAAACCTGTTAAACTGCCCAATGGATTGGCATCTAATTCAAGAAAAATGCTTGTTTATTTCTCAAAATCCTAGCCCTTGGAATGACAGTCTAGCTGACTGTTCCACAAAAGAATCCATTTTGCTGCTTATTCGAGATCAGGAAGAAttg AAACTCgtacaaaaactgatagaacatGGAGGAATTCTATACTGGATTGGATTAAATTTTACATTACCAGAGAAGAACTGGAGGTGGATAAATGGTTCTTTTTTAAAACCTGATGC ATTAAAAATTACTGGGGATGCTGAAGAAAATAACTGTGCtttaatttcaaaggaaaaaattttttctgaGAACTGTGAGGCAGAAAATAAATGGATCTGCCAAAAAGAACTAAAATCTGTCAGAAATAAAGTGTGTCCAGACTCTTGA
- the KLRB1 gene encoding killer cell lectin-like receptor subfamily B member 1 isoform X6: MDRPVIYADLNLPRDSGLKSSSPPSPPQDIRQCPRWHQFALKLGCAGILLLALTVIVLSVSVIFLGQKSSIEKSSVDIQERRNETTERPNLLNCPMDWHLIQEKCLFISQNPSPWNDSLADCSTKESILLLIRDQEELKLVQKLIEHGGILYWIGLNFTLPEKNWRWINGSFLKPDAVNFKMWSQYL; this comes from the exons ATGGACAGACCTGTGATATATGCTGATTTAAACTTACCCCGGGATTCTGGCCTTAAAAGTTCATCACCCCCGTCTCCTCCTCAGG ATATCCGTCAGTGTCCACGTTGGCATCAATTTGCTCTGAAACTTGGTTGTGCTGGAATTCTTCTTCTTGCCTTGACTGTGATTGTATTGAGTGTCTCAG TGATATTCTTAGGACAAAAATCATCAATAGAAAAAAGCAGTGTGGATATTCAAGAGAGAAGGAACGAAACAACAG AGAGACCAAACCTGTTAAACTGCCCAATGGATTGGCATCTAATTCAAGAAAAATGCTTGTTTATTTCTCAAAATCCTAGCCCTTGGAATGACAGTCTAGCTGACTGTTCCACAAAAGAATCCATTTTGCTGCTTATTCGAGATCAGGAAGAAttg AAACTCgtacaaaaactgatagaacatGGAGGAATTCTATACTGGATTGGATTAAATTTTACATTACCAGAGAAGAACTGGAGGTGGATAAATGGTTCTTTTTTAAAACCTGATGC TgtcaattttaaaatgtggtcCCAATACCTTTGA
- the KLRB1 gene encoding killer cell lectin-like receptor subfamily B member 1 isoform X4: MDRPVIYADLNLPRDSGLKSSSPPSPPQDIRQCPRWHQFALKLGCAGILLLALTVIVLSVSERPNLLNCPMDWHLIQEKCLFISQNPSPWNDSLADCSTKESILLLIRDQEELKLVQKLIEHGGILYWIGLNFTLPEKNWRWINGSFLKPDALKITGDAEENNCALISKEKIFSENCEAENKWICQKELKSVRNKVCPDS; this comes from the exons ATGGACAGACCTGTGATATATGCTGATTTAAACTTACCCCGGGATTCTGGCCTTAAAAGTTCATCACCCCCGTCTCCTCCTCAGG ATATCCGTCAGTGTCCACGTTGGCATCAATTTGCTCTGAAACTTGGTTGTGCTGGAATTCTTCTTCTTGCCTTGACTGTGATTGTATTGAGTGTCTCAG AGAGACCAAACCTGTTAAACTGCCCAATGGATTGGCATCTAATTCAAGAAAAATGCTTGTTTATTTCTCAAAATCCTAGCCCTTGGAATGACAGTCTAGCTGACTGTTCCACAAAAGAATCCATTTTGCTGCTTATTCGAGATCAGGAAGAAttg AAACTCgtacaaaaactgatagaacatGGAGGAATTCTATACTGGATTGGATTAAATTTTACATTACCAGAGAAGAACTGGAGGTGGATAAATGGTTCTTTTTTAAAACCTGATGC ATTAAAAATTACTGGGGATGCTGAAGAAAATAACTGTGCtttaatttcaaaggaaaaaattttttctgaGAACTGTGAGGCAGAAAATAAATGGATCTGCCAAAAAGAACTAAAATCTGTCAGAAATAAAGTGTGTCCAGACTCTTGA
- the KLRB1 gene encoding killer cell lectin-like receptor subfamily B member 1 isoform X8, producing the protein MDRPVIYADLNLPRDSGLKSSSPPSPPQDIRQCPRWHQFALKLGCAGILLLALTVIVLSVSGQKSSIEKSSVDIQERRNETTERPNLLNCPMDWHLIQEKCLFISQNPSPWNDSLADCSTKESILLLIRDQEELKLVQKLIEHGGILYWIGLNFTLPEKNWRWINGSFLKPDAVNFKMWSQYL; encoded by the exons ATGGACAGACCTGTGATATATGCTGATTTAAACTTACCCCGGGATTCTGGCCTTAAAAGTTCATCACCCCCGTCTCCTCCTCAGG ATATCCGTCAGTGTCCACGTTGGCATCAATTTGCTCTGAAACTTGGTTGTGCTGGAATTCTTCTTCTTGCCTTGACTGTGATTGTATTGAGTGTCTCAG GACAAAAATCATCAATAGAAAAAAGCAGTGTGGATATTCAAGAGAGAAGGAACGAAACAACAG AGAGACCAAACCTGTTAAACTGCCCAATGGATTGGCATCTAATTCAAGAAAAATGCTTGTTTATTTCTCAAAATCCTAGCCCTTGGAATGACAGTCTAGCTGACTGTTCCACAAAAGAATCCATTTTGCTGCTTATTCGAGATCAGGAAGAAttg AAACTCgtacaaaaactgatagaacatGGAGGAATTCTATACTGGATTGGATTAAATTTTACATTACCAGAGAAGAACTGGAGGTGGATAAATGGTTCTTTTTTAAAACCTGATGC TgtcaattttaaaatgtggtcCCAATACCTTTGA
- the KLRB1 gene encoding killer cell lectin-like receptor subfamily B member 1 isoform X7: protein MDRPVIYADLNLPRDSGLKSSSPPSPPQDIRQCPRWHQFALKLGCAGILLLALTVIVLSVSVIFLGQKSSIEKSSVDIQERRNETTERPNLLNCPMDWHLIQEKCLFISQNPSPWNDSLADCSTKESILLLIRDQEELKLVQKLIEHGGILYWIGLNFTLPEKNWRWINGSFLKPDAIVLGIK, encoded by the exons ATGGACAGACCTGTGATATATGCTGATTTAAACTTACCCCGGGATTCTGGCCTTAAAAGTTCATCACCCCCGTCTCCTCCTCAGG ATATCCGTCAGTGTCCACGTTGGCATCAATTTGCTCTGAAACTTGGTTGTGCTGGAATTCTTCTTCTTGCCTTGACTGTGATTGTATTGAGTGTCTCAG TGATATTCTTAGGACAAAAATCATCAATAGAAAAAAGCAGTGTGGATATTCAAGAGAGAAGGAACGAAACAACAG AGAGACCAAACCTGTTAAACTGCCCAATGGATTGGCATCTAATTCAAGAAAAATGCTTGTTTATTTCTCAAAATCCTAGCCCTTGGAATGACAGTCTAGCTGACTGTTCCACAAAAGAATCCATTTTGCTGCTTATTCGAGATCAGGAAGAAttg AAACTCgtacaaaaactgatagaacatGGAGGAATTCTATACTGGATTGGATTAAATTTTACATTACCAGAGAAGAACTGGAGGTGGATAAATGGTTCTTTTTTAAAACCTGATGC GATTGTTTTggggattaaatga